A portion of the Sulfurospirillum diekertiae genome contains these proteins:
- the rffA gene encoding dTDP-4-amino-4,6-dideoxygalactose transaminase, translating to MIHFNKPPLTGNEEKYLLETLHSLKMSGDGVFGKRCQKWFEERYHCSKTLLTPSCTHALEMAALLLDIKEGDEVIMPSYTFVSTADAFALRGAKIVFVDVRPETMNIDERLIEAAITPKTKVIVPVHYAGVGCNMDVIMDIANRHNLFVVEDAAQGFESTYKGKPLGTIGHLGAFSFHETKNVTSGGEGGLLLINDERFFQRAEIIREKGTNRSQFFRGMVDKYSWVDIGSSYLPCEFQSAYLWGQLEMVDTIQTHRLNSWKAYYERLEPLATKGLIELPFIPEGCIHNAHMFYLKVKDLDERTVLLEKFKELNIGAVFHYIPLHSAPAGLKFGHFFGKDIYTTRESERLIRLPMYYGLTLEEIDAVCEVLIKWSAR from the coding sequence ATGATACATTTTAATAAACCTCCTTTAACTGGAAACGAAGAGAAATATCTTTTAGAGACACTGCACAGCCTTAAAATGTCAGGTGATGGTGTTTTTGGAAAGCGTTGTCAAAAATGGTTTGAAGAACGCTATCACTGTTCTAAAACCTTGCTCACACCTTCGTGTACGCATGCGCTTGAAATGGCTGCTCTTCTCTTGGATATCAAAGAGGGCGATGAAGTTATTATGCCGAGCTATACGTTTGTCAGTACCGCTGATGCATTTGCATTGCGTGGAGCGAAGATTGTTTTTGTCGATGTACGACCTGAGACAATGAATATCGATGAGCGTTTGATCGAAGCGGCGATTACGCCTAAAACTAAAGTGATTGTTCCTGTACATTATGCAGGTGTTGGATGCAATATGGATGTCATCATGGATATTGCAAACCGTCATAATCTTTTTGTCGTTGAAGATGCCGCACAAGGGTTTGAGTCAACCTACAAAGGCAAACCTCTTGGAACGATTGGTCATTTGGGCGCCTTTAGTTTTCATGAAACCAAAAATGTGACCAGTGGTGGCGAAGGTGGATTATTACTGATTAATGATGAGCGATTTTTTCAAAGAGCAGAGATTATCCGTGAAAAAGGAACCAATCGTAGCCAATTCTTTAGAGGAATGGTGGACAAATATAGTTGGGTAGATATTGGTAGTAGTTATCTTCCTTGTGAGTTTCAATCTGCATACCTTTGGGGTCAACTTGAGATGGTGGATACCATTCAAACACACCGCTTAAACAGTTGGAAAGCGTACTATGAAAGACTTGAACCCCTTGCAACAAAAGGGTTGATTGAGCTTCCATTTATTCCAGAAGGATGCATACACAATGCCCATATGTTTTATTTAAAAGTGAAAGATTTAGACGAGAGAACTGTGCTTTTAGAAAAATTTAAAGAGCTCAATATTGGCGCCGTTTTCCATTATATCCCATTGCACAGTGCTCCTGCTGGGTTAAAATTTGGACACTTCTTTGGAAAAGATATTTATACGACAAGGGAGAGTGAGCGTTTGATTCGCCTTCCAATGTATTATGGTTTGACACTAGAAGAGATCGATGCCGTGTGTGAAGTATTGATAAAATGGAGTGCACGTTAA
- a CDS encoding EF-hand domain-containing protein encodes MKKTLMLLTMASFVGLNLSAADTTRGPLAFEAYDKNKDGVITKEEFDAVKAERMNTRAEAGMPMRNAVNSPDFAYFDTNKDGKITKEELQDGQLRRMRSR; translated from the coding sequence ATGAAAAAAACACTCATGCTTTTAACCATGGCAAGTTTTGTAGGTTTAAATCTTTCTGCCGCAGATACAACGCGTGGACCTCTTGCCTTTGAAGCGTATGATAAAAACAAAGATGGGGTCATTACCAAAGAGGAGTTTGATGCTGTGAAAGCGGAGCGTATGAACACAAGAGCGGAAGCGGGGATGCCCATGAGAAATGCTGTAAATTCACCCGATTTTGCCTACTTCGATACCAACAAAGATGGTAAAATTACTAAAGAAGAGCTACAAGATGGGCAGCTCCGACGTATGCGCTCACGATAA
- a CDS encoding DUF4405 domain-containing protein, whose product MYSLRRFTSLCIGFSFLIMSYTGIILFLSPKGRVANWTNWQLLGLDKTHYTHLHVTFMVLFLVGMLFHIYLNWNALINYLMNKSREFSLFTKEFLLALGVNLLFLLGTLYYWVPFEQFLDFQDEIKASWERKVDQAPYGHAELSTLEEFSMRTNSSISAIISQLNTHKIQGVDRSKTIAEIAKENGKSPAQIFDIINTKSQSKNSTSGGGYGKLTLKEASTQQTFELEKALHIIHEKGFNATENSTMKECAEALHVKPIELLELLKTIQTKESK is encoded by the coding sequence ATGTATTCACTTAGACGCTTTACTTCCTTATGTATTGGGTTTTCTTTTCTCATAATGAGTTACACAGGCATTATCCTTTTTCTCTCACCCAAGGGCAGAGTAGCCAACTGGACAAATTGGCAGCTTTTAGGGCTTGATAAAACACACTATACTCATTTACATGTAACCTTTATGGTGCTCTTTTTGGTGGGTATGCTTTTTCATATTTATCTTAATTGGAATGCTCTTATCAACTATTTAATGAACAAATCACGAGAGTTTTCACTTTTTACCAAAGAGTTTCTTTTAGCCCTTGGAGTGAATCTTCTTTTTCTTCTTGGAACCCTTTATTATTGGGTACCATTCGAGCAATTTTTGGATTTTCAAGACGAGATAAAAGCCTCTTGGGAAAGAAAAGTCGATCAAGCACCTTATGGACATGCTGAGCTCTCCACGTTAGAAGAGTTTTCCATGCGTACTAATAGCAGCATTTCAGCCATAATTTCTCAGCTGAATACACATAAAATTCAAGGTGTCGATCGTTCAAAAACAATTGCAGAAATTGCTAAAGAAAATGGCAAATCTCCCGCTCAGATTTTTGATATCATTAACACTAAATCTCAATCTAAAAATTCTACCTCTGGTGGAGGATACGGTAAATTAACCCTCAAAGAAGCCAGCACACAGCAGACGTTTGAACTTGAAAAAGCATTACATATTATCCACGAAAAAGGCTTTAATGCCACCGAAAATTCAACGATGAAAGAGTGTGCAGAAGCTTTACATGTAAAGCCTATTGAGCTATTAGAATTACTTAAAACAATCCAAACGAAGGAGTCAAAATGA
- a CDS encoding ribose-phosphate pyrophosphokinase: MRGYKVFAGTANPEFAKRVAKHLSLPLSAAEIKRFSDGEISVQVSESVRGKDVFIIQSTCAPANINLMELLILTDALRRSSANSITAVMPYFGYARQDRKAAPRVPITAKLVANMIQTAGIDRVVTIDLHAGQIQGFFDIPVDNLYGSIIFNDYVKAKNLKNPIIASPDIGGVARARSFAKLLGVDMVIVDKRREKANVSEVMNIIGDVAGKDVILVDDMIDTAGTIVKAAEVLKKKGATSVMACCTHAVLSGPAYERISKGDLDELIVTDTIPLKEANDKIKVLSVAPVFAEVIRRVYHNESVNGLFV, translated from the coding sequence ATGAGAGGCTACAAAGTCTTTGCAGGAACAGCAAATCCAGAGTTTGCTAAAAGGGTTGCCAAACATCTTTCGTTACCACTTTCAGCGGCTGAAATTAAACGCTTTAGCGATGGTGAGATCAGTGTTCAAGTCAGTGAGAGTGTGCGTGGAAAAGATGTTTTTATTATTCAATCAACGTGTGCACCTGCGAATATTAATTTAATGGAATTACTTATTCTAACCGATGCGCTTCGCAGAAGTTCAGCGAACAGCATTACAGCGGTTATGCCTTATTTTGGCTATGCACGACAAGATAGAAAAGCGGCTCCAAGAGTTCCTATTACGGCAAAACTTGTTGCCAATATGATCCAAACAGCTGGCATTGATCGTGTCGTGACCATAGATCTTCATGCCGGGCAAATTCAAGGTTTCTTTGATATTCCTGTCGATAATCTTTACGGTTCTATCATTTTCAACGACTATGTGAAAGCCAAAAATCTCAAAAACCCAATCATCGCAAGCCCCGATATTGGCGGTGTTGCACGTGCAAGAAGTTTTGCAAAACTTTTAGGCGTAGACATGGTCATCGTAGATAAACGTCGTGAAAAAGCCAATGTATCAGAAGTTATGAATATCATTGGTGATGTTGCGGGTAAAGATGTTATTCTGGTTGATGATATGATTGACACAGCAGGTACGATTGTCAAAGCCGCTGAAGTGTTGAAGAAAAAAGGTGCAACAAGCGTTATGGCGTGCTGTACACATGCAGTTTTAAGTGGTCCAGCGTATGAGCGTATTTCTAAAGGTGATTTAGATGAGCTTATCGTTACCGATACTATTCCTCTCAAAGAAGCCAATGATAAAATCAAAGTGCTTAGTGTTGCTCCTGTCTTTGCAGAAGTCATTCGTCGTGTTTATCACAATGAGAGTGTCAATGGATTGTTTGTTTAA
- the lepA gene encoding translation elongation factor 4 — MQKYIRNFCIIAHIDHGKSTLADRLIQECGAVSAREMTAQMMDTMDIEKERGITIKAQSVRLTYVKDGQPYILNLIDTPGHVDFSYEVSRSLASSNGALLVVDASQGVEAQTIANVYIALENNLEIIPVLNKIDLPAADPERVKDEIEHTIGLDCSEALSVSAKSGIGIRELLDTLVDKIPAPTGNEDAPTKALIYDSWFDNYLGALALVRVYDGAIKKGQEVYVMGTGKKHEVLNLMYPHPLVLEKTPMIKTGEVGIVVLGLKNVGDVKVGDTITDFRNKTKEPIPGFKEVKQFVFAGLYPIETDKFEELRDALDKLKLNDSSISYEPETSAALGFGFRVGFLGLLHMEVIKERLEREFDLDLIATAPTVTYKVKTTKGTVLDIQNPSQLPPVNEFEEIQEPYVKATVLTPTEFLGNIIILMNNKRGMQKKMDYLSPERVLLEYEIPLNEIVMDFYDKLKSVSKGYASFDYEPIGYQVGDLVKLDLLVAGEPVDALSIIVPRVSAQTRGRDFVKAMKEIVPRQLFEVAIQASIGTKVIARETVKSMGKNVTAKCYGGDITRKRKLLDKQKEGKKRMKSIGKVQLPQEAFLTILKID, encoded by the coding sequence ATGCAGAAATATATTCGTAATTTTTGTATTATTGCTCATATCGACCATGGTAAAAGTACCTTAGCCGATCGTCTTATTCAAGAGTGCGGTGCAGTCAGTGCACGTGAAATGACTGCACAAATGATGGATACCATGGACATCGAAAAAGAGCGTGGCATTACTATTAAAGCACAAAGTGTTCGTCTAACGTATGTGAAAGATGGACAACCTTATATTCTTAACCTTATCGACACTCCCGGTCACGTAGACTTTTCCTATGAAGTGAGCCGTTCTTTAGCTTCCAGTAATGGAGCACTTCTCGTTGTTGATGCCTCTCAAGGTGTGGAAGCGCAAACGATTGCCAATGTGTACATCGCTTTGGAAAATAACTTAGAAATTATCCCCGTTCTCAATAAAATTGATCTTCCTGCGGCAGATCCTGAGCGTGTAAAAGATGAGATCGAACATACTATTGGACTTGATTGTTCCGAGGCGTTAAGTGTCAGTGCCAAAAGTGGTATTGGTATCAGGGAACTTCTCGACACATTGGTTGATAAAATCCCTGCCCCAACAGGCAATGAAGATGCCCCAACCAAAGCGCTGATTTACGATAGCTGGTTTGACAACTATCTAGGAGCACTTGCTTTGGTTCGCGTCTACGATGGCGCGATCAAAAAAGGGCAAGAAGTCTATGTCATGGGTACAGGTAAAAAACACGAAGTATTAAACCTCATGTATCCGCATCCGCTCGTGTTAGAAAAAACACCGATGATTAAAACGGGCGAAGTGGGCATTGTTGTTCTGGGGCTTAAAAACGTAGGTGATGTTAAAGTAGGCGATACCATTACGGATTTTCGTAACAAAACGAAAGAGCCGATTCCTGGCTTTAAAGAGGTCAAACAGTTCGTTTTTGCGGGACTCTACCCGATTGAAACCGATAAATTTGAAGAACTCAGAGACGCGCTTGATAAGCTCAAACTCAATGACTCAAGCATCTCGTATGAGCCTGAAACTTCTGCTGCCTTAGGCTTTGGCTTTAGGGTTGGCTTCTTGGGGCTACTTCACATGGAAGTCATTAAAGAGCGTTTGGAGCGAGAGTTTGATCTTGATCTCATTGCTACCGCACCAACGGTTACGTATAAAGTGAAAACGACGAAAGGGACAGTCCTTGATATTCAAAACCCAAGTCAACTTCCTCCGGTGAATGAATTTGAAGAGATTCAAGAACCGTATGTCAAAGCAACCGTGTTAACACCGACAGAATTTTTGGGCAACATCATCATTTTGATGAATAATAAACGTGGCATGCAAAAGAAAATGGACTATCTCAGTCCAGAGCGTGTACTTTTAGAGTATGAAATTCCACTCAATGAAATTGTGATGGACTTTTATGATAAACTCAAATCGGTCAGCAAAGGGTATGCCAGCTTTGATTACGAGCCTATCGGGTATCAAGTGGGTGATTTGGTCAAGCTGGATCTTTTGGTCGCAGGTGAGCCTGTGGATGCACTTTCCATCATCGTTCCACGTGTGAGTGCGCAAACCAGAGGACGTGACTTTGTTAAAGCGATGAAAGAGATCGTCCCTCGTCAACTTTTTGAAGTAGCGATCCAAGCGAGTATTGGCACCAAAGTCATTGCACGTGAAACCGTGAAATCCATGGGTAAAAATGTGACCGCGAAGTGTTACGGTGGCGATATTACGAGGAAGCGAAAACTGCTTGATAAACAAAAAGAGGGTAAAAAACGTATGAAATCCATCGGTAAAGTCCAATTACCGCAAGAGGCGTTTTTGACCATTCTTAAGATCGACTAG
- a CDS encoding ComF family protein → MRCHLCLNLSWQPLCKTCLQTILAPTPAFRVLESGLRVYSFYNYTDIAPLLHTKHTYIGAKIFAQLGTHTFFEFLKTFELPKGIYAIPIDDHVRHGYSHSAILAKATKPFLTPIYGSLRAQNHESYSGKSRAYRQANKRNFIFTCKDEVDAILIDDIVTTGSTLEEAYETLKQHGVNVLFALVLADAKEN, encoded by the coding sequence ATGCGTTGCCATCTTTGTTTAAACCTCAGTTGGCAACCACTTTGCAAAACCTGCCTGCAAACCATTCTAGCCCCAACACCTGCTTTTAGAGTGTTGGAAAGTGGGCTTAGAGTCTACTCTTTTTACAACTACACTGACATAGCCCCTCTGCTTCATACCAAGCACACCTACATCGGCGCTAAAATCTTCGCTCAACTTGGAACGCATACCTTTTTTGAATTTTTAAAAACCTTTGAGTTACCCAAAGGCATTTACGCCATTCCCATCGACGATCATGTCAGACACGGTTATTCTCACAGTGCCATCTTAGCTAAAGCAACCAAGCCTTTTTTAACGCCAATATATGGGAGTTTAAGAGCGCAAAATCATGAGAGTTATTCGGGGAAAAGCAGAGCCTATAGACAAGCCAATAAACGTAATTTTATCTTTACATGTAAAGATGAAGTGGATGCTATTTTGATCGATGACATTGTCACCACGGGCAGTACATTAGAAGAAGCCTATGAGACGCTTAAACAGCATGGAGTGAATGTACTGTTTGCGCTTGTTTTAGCGGATGCGAAAGAGAACTAA
- a CDS encoding MFS transporter, with protein MAQQHTAMKHKRMLCAQDYKTLSLSAFGGALEFYDFIIFVFFSKVIGSLFFPADMPMWLSQLQTFGIFAAGYLARPFGGIVMAHFGDLLGRKRMFTLSILLMAIPTLLIGCLPTYALVGYFAPVFLLLLRVCQGLAVGGEIPGAWTFVAEHVPKDKVGLACGTLTSGLTLGILLGSVVSILMQSNFNTTEMHAWAWRIPFIVGGIFGFIAMYLRQWLKETPIFLEMQQRGEKEISKKLPIWEVLSNYLPQVTLSILLTWVLSAGIMVIIVTSHVYLQGQFGFSEMDVSISRLLATAGLALGCVLYGYLTDKFSIGQVIMIGCLFVVIATIIFLSSLSAGREMLYITYPIVGFSVGIVGAFPYYMVRAFPAKVRYSGVAFSFNISYAITGALTAFLIPILANFFSKYAAGFYVIAVFLLGAILGWYIIRKEKELAKDI; from the coding sequence ATGGCTCAGCAACATACGGCAATGAAGCATAAAAGGATGCTTTGCGCTCAAGATTACAAAACACTTTCTCTTTCTGCTTTTGGTGGAGCGTTGGAGTTTTATGACTTTATCATTTTTGTATTTTTTTCCAAAGTGATTGGTAGCCTATTTTTTCCTGCAGACATGCCTATGTGGTTGAGTCAATTACAAACATTTGGAATTTTCGCAGCGGGTTATTTAGCGCGTCCTTTTGGTGGTATTGTCATGGCACATTTTGGCGATTTATTGGGTAGAAAACGTATGTTTACCCTCAGCATTCTTCTTATGGCAATCCCCACACTTCTGATTGGTTGTTTACCAACCTATGCTCTTGTAGGTTATTTTGCGCCTGTTTTTCTTTTACTCCTTCGCGTTTGCCAAGGACTTGCTGTAGGTGGTGAAATTCCTGGGGCTTGGACTTTTGTAGCAGAGCATGTTCCTAAAGATAAAGTTGGGCTTGCTTGTGGGACACTGACTTCGGGTCTGACACTTGGCATTCTTCTTGGTTCTGTCGTTTCTATCTTGATGCAAAGTAATTTTAATACGACTGAAATGCACGCTTGGGCGTGGAGAATTCCATTTATCGTGGGCGGTATTTTTGGTTTTATCGCCATGTACTTAAGGCAATGGCTTAAAGAGACGCCTATTTTTCTTGAAATGCAACAACGGGGTGAGAAGGAAATTTCTAAAAAATTACCTATTTGGGAGGTTTTATCAAACTATTTACCCCAAGTAACTCTTTCTATTTTACTCACATGGGTTCTCTCTGCTGGTATCATGGTGATTATCGTCACGTCCCATGTCTATTTACAAGGACAATTTGGTTTTTCCGAAATGGATGTATCCATTTCAAGACTGCTTGCAACTGCTGGTTTAGCGCTTGGATGCGTCCTTTATGGCTACCTTACTGATAAATTTTCTATTGGTCAAGTAATTATGATTGGATGCCTTTTCGTTGTTATCGCAACAATCATATTTCTCTCATCCCTTTCTGCAGGCAGAGAAATGCTCTACATCACTTACCCCATTGTTGGCTTTAGCGTTGGTATTGTTGGGGCATTTCCATACTATATGGTACGAGCGTTTCCTGCCAAAGTCAGATACAGTGGCGTCGCTTTTTCGTTTAATATTTCTTATGCCATCACCGGCGCTTTAACTGCTTTCCTGATTCCAATTCTGGCAAACTTTTTCAGCAAATACGCTGCAGGATTTTATGTTATAGCTGTATTTTTATTGGGAGCCATTCTTGGTTGGTATATCATTCGCAAAGAAAAAGAGTTAGCGAAAGATATCTAA
- a CDS encoding transposase encodes MSRRLRIESLGYHHVYNRGVAKSAVFIDEIDKAKFIELMASMAREYKFNIHAFCLMDNHYHILVQNTRENLSSGMRQLNAQYASYFNKRHCRVGHLWQDRFKSWYVLDNKHLFALFKYIENNPVKAQITHKIGDYIYCSTYSILKDAVPSFLQNSFVLRDYNTQELIDLLNIPLSDSERLTIDAFHKTKYKHEDGHIALLHKEELSNYFLHVKNKQQRNEAVKKCV; translated from the coding sequence ATGTCACGAAGATTACGCATTGAAAGCTTAGGCTATCATCATGTCTATAACAGAGGGGTTGCTAAAAGCGCTGTATTCATAGATGAGATAGATAAAGCAAAGTTTATAGAGCTGATGGCGAGTATGGCTAGAGAGTATAAATTCAATATTCATGCATTTTGCTTAATGGACAATCACTATCACATTTTAGTTCAAAATACGCGCGAAAATCTCTCTTCAGGTATGCGCCAACTTAACGCACAGTACGCAAGTTACTTCAATAAACGCCATTGCAGAGTAGGGCATTTATGGCAAGATCGCTTTAAATCGTGGTATGTGTTAGATAACAAACACCTTTTTGCACTTTTTAAATATATCGAAAATAATCCTGTAAAAGCACAGATAACGCACAAAATAGGTGATTATATCTATTGTTCAACATATAGTATTTTAAAAGATGCAGTACCTTCCTTTTTGCAAAATTCATTTGTATTGCGAGATTACAATACTCAAGAATTGATTGATCTCTTAAATATCCCTCTGAGTGATTCAGAACGTTTAACGATAGACGCATTTCACAAAACAAAGTATAAGCATGAAGATGGCCATATAGCGCTTTTGCACAAAGAAGAACTATCAAATTACTTTTTACATGTAAAGAATAAGCAACAACGAAATGAAGCGGTAAAAAAATGCGTATGA
- the gyrA gene encoding DNA gyrase subunit A: MDNIFDSNQDIKTVSIEESIKTSYLDYSMSVIIGRALPDARDGLKPVHRRILYAMNDLAISSRSPYKKSARIVGDVIGKYHPHGDTAVYDALVRMAQPFSMRIPIVDGQGNFGSIDGDSAAAMRYTEARMTPLAEELLRDLDKDTVDFVPNYDDSMIEPDVLPSRVPNLLLNGSSGIAVGMATNIPPHCLDELLDALLLLIENPEATLDEVMEFIKGPDFPTSGIIFGKKGILEAYKTGRGRVRIRSKVHIEKKGNKDIIVIDELPYQVNKVRLIEQIVALVKDKMIEGISEIRDESDRDGIRLVIELKREAMSDIVLNNLYKSTNLEVTFGVILLAIHNKEPKVFTLIELLLLFLRHRKTVIIRRTIFELEKAKAKAHILEGLTIALDNIDEIIALIKGSADTKSAKDGLIERFNLSEVQAGAILDMRLQRLTGLEREKIENELAELLKEIQYLTDILKSEVVLNDLIKKELIEIKDKFKSKRITEIVDDYDDIDVEDLIANESMVVTITHRGYIKRVPLKQYEKQKRGGKGKIAVTTYDDDFIESFFVSDTHDTLMFVTDRGQLYWLKVYRIPEGSRTAKGKAVVNLIQLQADEKIMAIIPTTDFDETKSLAFFTKNGVIKRTNLSEFKNIRSVGVRAITLDDDDELVTAKVVTQDTKNLFIVTKKGMCIRFEVSDAREIGRTARGVTGIRFKEENDRVVGAAVIYNDQEELLTVTEKGIGKRTTAEEYRLQGRGGKGVIAMKLTPKTADLVGVVIVDEDKDLMALTSNGKMIRVDMETIRKAGRNTSGVKVVSVEGTDIVASIARCPKEESDELEGEFEEGDEGSNEGSLISDITPSEE; the protein is encoded by the coding sequence ATGGATAATATTTTTGATTCGAACCAAGACATCAAAACAGTAAGTATTGAAGAGTCGATAAAGACCAGTTATCTTGATTATTCGATGAGCGTTATCATTGGGCGTGCACTTCCCGATGCACGAGATGGATTAAAACCCGTACACAGAAGAATTTTATATGCAATGAACGATCTTGCGATCTCATCACGCAGTCCTTATAAAAAATCGGCACGTATCGTCGGTGATGTTATCGGTAAATACCATCCACATGGTGATACTGCTGTTTATGATGCGCTTGTTCGTATGGCACAGCCGTTTTCAATGCGAATTCCGATTGTTGATGGACAAGGAAACTTCGGTTCAATAGACGGAGATAGTGCAGCTGCTATGCGTTATACCGAGGCACGTATGACTCCACTAGCAGAAGAGCTTCTTCGCGATCTTGATAAAGATACGGTTGATTTTGTCCCTAACTATGATGACAGTATGATTGAACCAGATGTATTGCCAAGCCGTGTTCCTAACCTACTTCTTAACGGATCAAGCGGTATTGCGGTTGGTATGGCAACGAATATTCCACCACACTGCTTGGATGAACTTTTAGATGCACTTTTACTTTTGATTGAAAATCCAGAAGCCACCTTGGATGAAGTAATGGAGTTTATCAAAGGACCTGATTTTCCAACCAGCGGTATCATCTTTGGTAAAAAAGGGATTCTTGAGGCATATAAAACAGGACGTGGTCGTGTAAGAATACGTTCTAAAGTGCATATTGAGAAAAAAGGCAATAAAGATATTATTGTTATTGATGAACTTCCGTACCAAGTCAATAAAGTTCGTTTAATTGAGCAAATTGTAGCGCTTGTTAAAGATAAAATGATTGAAGGTATCAGTGAAATCAGAGATGAGAGTGATAGAGATGGTATTCGTTTGGTCATTGAGCTTAAACGTGAAGCGATGAGCGATATTGTTCTCAATAACCTTTATAAATCCACCAATCTTGAAGTAACGTTTGGTGTTATTTTACTTGCAATTCATAACAAAGAGCCAAAAGTCTTTACGCTAATAGAGCTTTTACTCCTCTTTTTACGCCATCGCAAAACGGTTATTATTCGCCGTACTATTTTTGAACTTGAAAAAGCAAAGGCAAAAGCCCATATTTTAGAGGGTTTAACGATTGCACTTGATAATATTGATGAAATCATCGCTCTTATTAAAGGCAGTGCCGACACTAAAAGCGCTAAAGATGGCTTAATTGAGCGATTTAATCTCAGCGAAGTTCAAGCGGGCGCTATTTTGGATATGAGACTCCAACGCCTTACAGGACTAGAGAGAGAAAAAATTGAAAATGAGCTTGCAGAATTGCTTAAAGAGATTCAATACCTTACAGACATTCTTAAAAGTGAAGTCGTGTTAAATGATCTTATCAAAAAAGAACTGATTGAAATTAAAGATAAATTCAAATCAAAACGTATTACAGAAATCGTTGATGATTATGATGATATTGACGTAGAAGATTTGATTGCCAATGAATCCATGGTTGTGACCATTACGCATCGTGGTTACATCAAACGTGTACCATTGAAACAGTATGAGAAGCAAAAACGTGGTGGTAAAGGCAAAATTGCGGTAACCACATATGATGATGACTTTATCGAAAGCTTCTTTGTTTCCGATACCCATGATACGTTGATGTTTGTGACGGATCGCGGACAACTCTACTGGCTCAAAGTCTACCGAATTCCAGAAGGAAGTAGAACAGCTAAAGGTAAAGCAGTTGTTAATCTTATTCAGTTACAAGCAGATGAAAAGATTATGGCTATTATTCCAACAACCGATTTTGATGAGACCAAATCATTGGCGTTCTTTACCAAAAATGGTGTTATCAAACGTACGAATTTAAGTGAATTTAAAAATATCCGATCTGTGGGTGTTAGAGCAATTACGCTAGATGATGATGATGAGTTAGTCACCGCGAAAGTCGTAACACAAGACACTAAAAACCTTTTCATTGTCACTAAAAAGGGTATGTGTATAAGATTTGAAGTCAGTGATGCGAGAGAAATCGGCAGAACAGCGCGAGGGGTCACTGGTATTCGCTTTAAGGAAGAGAATGACAGAGTTGTTGGTGCTGCTGTAATTTATAACGATCAAGAAGAACTTTTAACGGTAACCGAAAAAGGTATTGGTAAACGTACAACGGCGGAAGAGTATCGCTTGCAAGGTCGTGGTGGTAAAGGTGTTATTGCCATGAAACTTACACCGAAAACTGCCGATTTAGTAGGTGTTGTCATTGTTGATGAAGACAAAGACCTTATGGCTCTTACTAGCAATGGTAAAATGATTCGTGTTGATATGGAAACCATCCGAAAAGCAGGACGTAATACCAGCGGTGTTAAAGTCGTTTCCGTGGAAGGTACTGATATTGTTGCAAGTATTGCACGATGTCCAAAAGAAGAGAGTGATGAGCTTGAGGGTGAATTTGAAGAAGGAGACGAGGGTTCCAATGAAGGAAGCTTGATCTCAGATATAACTCCAAGCGAAGAGTAA